The sequence GCACTTGTCGTTGATGACGGCGTTGACGGCGGACGAGGGAGAGCCCGACGCGGAAGACCCCGTCGAGCGTTACGGCAATCGTATCGCGGCGGTGGCCGCGTTTTGTCCGCCGGTCGATTTCACCGGTGAGATTCCAGAAGTGCAGCGTAACGTGCCGCTGGGCGAACTTGATGCGCTCGCACTGTCACCGATTTATCAAATCCATGCAGGTGCGCCGCCGATTCTGCTCTTGGTGGGGGATACAGACGAGTTTTGCCCAGGGGTGGTGCGCATGCACGAGTCTCTGAAGCGAGCTGGCGTGCCTGCGGAGTTGCGTGTGTTCGAAGGCGGGGATCACGCGTTCTCCAATCCCGACCACAAGCGCGACGCGGAGGAGGCGATGGCGGCGTGGTTCGAGAGATGGCTGGCCGTGACACGGCCCTGAATGCGGACGCCATGCGCGGCTACTGGCTAAGCCAATCTCTGCGAGTCGATTCCAGCGACGTCACCAAAGATGCAATTGCTTTCCAATCGTATTGTCATTCCAGATCCCTCGCTCCGCTCGGGATGACTGGGCCGTGAGCGGTTTAAGTCCTTTGTGCGTGATGAAAGGTCGAACATGAAGTCTCTAAAGCACTCGAAGATTCTCTCTACTTGCGTAGTCATTGTTGCCTTCATGCTGCTACAGGCTATCGTCCTCGCCCAGGAGGCGCCAAAGCCCAGGAAAATCGCGGTTTTCGGGTCGTCGGTGGCGCACGGTTCGGTCGATCATGAAAACAAGGGCGGGTATGCCGGGCGCTTGGGAGAGTTGCTGAAGCCGCGCGGATGGGAAGTGGTCAACGTGTCGCGGGGCGGCGACAACACGATCAAGATTGCGCCGCGATTCGAGACGGACCTATTGCCGCAACATGCGGGCTATGTCGTGATCGCGCTGTCGTTATCGAATGAAGGTATTTCGAAGCAAGCCGACAAGGCGTATCGCGATGGCATCTACGAGCAATGGCGAACTGGAGTGCTGGCTCTTGTGAAACGCTGCCGCGATGCGGGGATGACCGTCGTGGTCGCCAACTGTTATGCGCGTAGCGAATGGTCGGATGACCCGCAACTCTATGACTACACGAAACGTATGGACGTGGAGATTAGCCGGTGGGACGTGCCGAGCATTAACCTGCTGGGCGCGGTGGATGATGGGCGCTGCGCGTGGGTGAACGGTTTGTACGCGGACGGCGGACATCCAAACGGTTCGGGCCATCAGGAAATGTGCTACACCATCGTGCCGAGCCTGTTCGAGGCGCTTGAAGCGGGTAAACCGACGCCAGCGAAGGATACGTCTGGGCGGTATGCGCATGTGACCGGCAATACGGATTCGGGCGCTGCATTGTCGTTCGTTCCAGCCGATACGATGCATTCATTCGCGATAAGCTTCTGGGTGCGGCTGAAGAGTGTGGGCGCAATCGCGGCGGTGTCGGGAAAGGCGGCCGCGACGCGCAAGGAGCCGTGGGCGCGCGGTGACAAGACAATCGAAGTCATGCACGTGGAGCCCAGCAAGGACAAGGCCGTGATGACGGTTGCCTATCGTGACGGAAAACTTGCTTATACCGGGCCGGGCGGCGAGGCGAAATCGGGGGCGATTAGTGAAGACGACACGTGGCATCACGTCGTGGTGTCGCACGGGTGTGCGCGCGGGCTGACACAGTTCTACGTGGACGGCGCGATGGTGGGCGAAGTGAGCGAACGGGTCATCCCGGATGCGTTTTACCTCGGTGGGGGTGCGACTACGGGAGATGTGGCCGAAGCGGACCTGAGAGAGTGGTGCGTCTACCGGTCGGCATTGAACGACGAATCGGTACGGTTTATCCACGAAGGCGGCGTGTTTCAGTCGAGCCTGGAGGTCTTTGCGCCACTTGCGGACAACGTGTTTCTGGATGGCGCCCAGGTGGAGAATCGCGCGCAAAGCATGTCGCAGGTGAAGGTTGTGGGCGTAGGTATAAGCTCTCAAAAATGAGTGGTTACACCATGCAATATGAATATCTTATTTGAAATACTGGGTTCCCGCATTCGGGCTGAGGTTTTCCGGCTTTTGTTTGCGGGGCCGTCGATGGAATTGCACGTTAGGGAGATTCAACGCCGGACGGGGTTTAGCGACCGGGCTATTCGTGAGGAATTTGCCAAACTCGTACGCTGGGATTTGGTGGAGGCCCGGCGAGATGGCAATCGTCTGTACTACCGGGCATGACAGGATCATCCCCTGTTTCCGGAAATCCGCAGTATGACGCTCAAGACCTCGGGGTTGGTGGACATTTTGAAGGAGCATCTCGATTCCGAGGCGATTCAGGTTGCGTTTGTTTTTGGATCGGTGGCGCAAGGCAGGGAGCGCGCGGAAAGCGATATTGACCTTATGGTGATCGGCTCCAATCGAGTTCGTCGAGTAGCTCCGGGATGATGTTAGGCGTTGGTTGAAGGAAAACCACTCGGATTTCGTCTAAGCACACGTAGTATGCAATTTCTCGTGATTGTGTAGTTCGTAGAGGGGGATTCGCAGAATCGCGCGAAGAATTGCACCGCTGTAAGCGAGAGGTATAGGCTCAATGTCCCACAATCAACCACACGGAGGGGATATACATCATGATTTCACGACGCAATTTTCTGGCGGGTAGTTTGGCGGCGGTGCCGGCAGTCGGTTTGTTGAGCCGTATTGCCGGGGCGCAGGCCGGTGGATTCCGGATTGGTTGCCAGAGTTACAGCTTCCGCAAGTTTCCGTATGAAGTGGCGATTGCGAAGCTGAAGGAGCTTGGGCTTACCGAAATGGAATTCTGCGCGGTTCATTTCAAGCCGGACGCGGGCGATCCGGCCTTCGCAAAGGTGAAGGAGACAATTGCGGCTTCGGGCATCAAAGTATCGGCCTATGGCGTGGAAGGGTTCTCCAAAGACGCGGCCGCGAACCGGAAGAAGTTCGAGTTTGCCAAGGCGCTGGGCATCGAGATCCTTTCGGCGGATCCGTCGCCGGATTCCTTCGACAA comes from Candidatus Hydrogenedentota bacterium and encodes:
- a CDS encoding alpha/beta hydrolase: MGAQVVADVVYGHKDGLALTLDVYAPDVEANGAGVLFVVSSGWVSEWQPPEVMAAWFERLLKRGFTVFAVRHGSCPRYSVTDALADVRRAARFVRLHAGEYGVDPGRIGATSYSAGAHLSLMTALTADEGEPDAEDPVERYGNRIAAVAAFCPPVDFTGEIPEVQRNVPLGELDALALSPIYQIHAGAPPILLLVGDTDEFCPGVVRMHESLKRAGVPAELRVFEGGDHAFSNPDHKRDAEEAMAAWFERWLAVTRP
- a CDS encoding nucleotidyltransferase domain-containing protein codes for the protein MTLKTSGLVDILKEHLDSEAIQVAFVFGSVAQGRERAESDIDLMVIGSNRVRRVAPG